TGGCGGCGCTGAGAAATCATCGGCAAATGTATAGCAACGAAACGGTTCTAAGACGATAGAACTAGTCTTCAGGCCAAATGCTATCCGGGGCTGTCGCCGTGCTTATCAGCGAGTACTTTGCATCTGTTGCAGTAGCGCTTCGACTTTCTTCAGTTCGTCGCCATAGCCCGCCCAATTGCCCTGGCGCAGGAGCTCCTGCGCGCGTTGGAAATGCTGCAGTGCCTCACGCGCGGGATTTTTGACCTCGGCCGCCTTTTCGCCGGTTACAGCCGCGGTTGTGGGCGGCGCAAGCGGCGTCGTTGAAAGCGGCCTGCCGCCGAAAATCTTCTGAAGCGCCAGCTCAAGATTCTCCTCCATGGCGATCTGGTTGCCGAACGCGACAATGACCCGCTTGAGCTCGGGCAAGCTGCCTTGTTCGGCAGCCAGATAGAGAGGTTGAACATACAAAAGAGACTGGTCGATCGGGATGGCCAGCGGGATGCCGCGCACGACTTGAGAGCCGGCTTGATTCCACAAACTGAGCTGCTGAGAAATCACCGTGTCCTGATCGATGCGGGCGTCCACCTGTTTGGGGCCGTAAACCAGCTTGGCTTTGGGAAAGTTTAGCGCGATCAGCCTGCCGTAATTCGGCGCGTCGCTGCGCGCCGCCAACCAGGCGCGCATGTTGTCGCGCTTATTGGGTGTAAAGGGCAGCAAGAGTACGAACTCTTCTTTTTGCTCCCCGGGCAGACGCATGATCGTGTAATAGGGGTCGAGCTCTTGCTCGCGGCCGCCGGTGCTCTTGCGTGGAATGCTGAGCAGGTCCTCCTTGTTATAAAACACCTGAGGATCGCGCACGTGAAAGGTCGCGTACATATGCGCCTGGACGGTAAAAAGATCGACGGGGTATCGAATGTGCTTTTGTAGGTCGGCAGGCATCGTGCTTAACGGCTTGAATAGGCCAGGGAAAATCTTTGCATAGGACGAAACCAGCGGGTCGGTCGGATCGCTGAGATAAAAGTCGACGTTGCCATGATAAGCGTCAACGATGACTTTGACCGAGTTGCGGATATAGTTGCCCATCCGTCCTGCCGGCGCGGAGTAGGGGTAGTGACGCGAGGTGGTATAGCCGTCGATCATCCAGAAGAGCCTGCCGCCTTGTGCGATCACCATGAAGGGATCGCTGTCGAACGTGATAAACGGCGCAATCTTTCTGATCCGGTCCTGAATTTTACGGTGCAGGAGGATTCTGCTCTGGTTGGTGATGTCCTCCGACAGGGTGATGCGAAGCGCGGCAAAGTGCGCCGAGAAAAGCAGCTTGCGCCAGAACGAGTCGATGGGAATGCCGCCGCGGCCATCGTAGGTGGTGTAAATATTTTGGTCGCCGGCAGGATAGTCGAGCTCGCGGGCCTTGGTTTTGACCAAAATGTACTGGTTCGCAAGCTCGCCAAAGTAGATTCGAGGTTGGGTGACCTTGAACGTATCGGTTGACTGCGGCGGAATGTCCTTGATGAAAAATTCCGGCTGGCCGCCCGCGCTTACCTGGTTTACCGGGCTCACGACAACGCCATAACCATGGGTAAAGGTTAGATGGTCGTTGATCCAGTTTTGTCCCTGCAAATGGGCGTGGGAGATCTCGCGCGCGGAGATTGCTACCTGACGCATGCTGCCGTCGATTTCGTAGCGATCATGATCGAGGTCGACAAACTTGTAATAGGTGCGAATCTCTTGCAGCTGGGAGTAGCTTGCGAGCAATGGGCGCGGCTCCCAAAGTCGGATGTTCTTGATTGTGGAATCGTTGCGTTTGATGCCTTCCGCGGAAAGGCCTTCCTCGGCGGGGAAATCCTTGCTCTCGATCTTGTCCAGCCCATATGCTTGGCGGGTAAACCGGATGGTTCGCTCAAGGAATGGTTTTTCTGCGTCGACTTCGTTCGGGACAACACGAAAGCGCTGGAGCAACGTCGGATAGACATTGAGCCCGACCAGGTGTAATGCAACCAGGGCACCGATGCCGAACAGGACGAGCTTGTAACCGGTTCGGTAGAACTGGGCAAAACAAAGAACGGCCGCTGCCCCTGACATCACCGCTAACGCGCGCAGCGCCGGCAGATTTGCGTTGACGTCCGTATAGCCTGCGCCGAAAGCGGCGCCGCGGGGGGAGTAGAGCAACTCGTAAGCTTCTAACAGATAGCCGCCCGCTTTGGTGAGCAGAATCAATCCAACGAGCACCAGCAAGTGTTTCCGGGCGCGTTCCGAAAGAAAAATGCCGCGGGGGCCGTAAACGAGGCCGCGGTAGAGAAAATAAACCGCCGCACTGGCCACCAAACTCAGCCCCAAAGCGAATATTAGCCACTGGTAGACCGCGTTCAGCGCCGGCAACAGAAAGATAAAGAACGAAAGGTCGAGCCCAAAAACGGGATCGGCGATGGCAAAGGACGTGGGATTGAGAAACATGGGCAGCAGCTGCCAATTGGCGGCAACCGCAGGGGCGGCAAGCAAACCGATCAAGAATGCGCCCGGGAGCAACATCCGGCGCAGCAGCGGGTCGATCAACTCGGGAGGCGGCAGCTCGATCACATTGTCTTCGGCACTAAATCGGTAACCCGGAGGCGGCACTGCGGCAATTTTTAAATTGAGATACACCAATCCCGCTAACAGCAGGCCGCCGAGCGCTCCCAGGCCCAGTTTGTATGCCAGGGTCGTCGTAAAAACTCCGCCATACCCGACTTCCTGGAACCAGAGCCAATCTATATAGAAGTCAATGCCCTGCCGCACAAACAGGACGCCAACAAAGAGGAGAAAAAACAGAGCACCGGTCAGCTGGCGCATGGCATCTCCTTATCCGTCAAGCTCCGCTCAGAGACTTGAACCGAGAAAAAAAATGGCGTCGGAGGGGATCCCCGACGCCATTTTTTAACTAGCGATCCAAGAGGTCGTGAGCAGCCTAGGCCGTTGCGCCGACCTTCGGGCGCCACTTGTCGAACTTATTTTCCAAGCGAGAGAGCAGTTCCATCGCGACCATGCCCGTGATCGCGAAGACCAACACGCCGACGAAAACTTTGTCCGTTTGAAAAGTCGCGCCCGCCACCGTGATCATGAAGCCGATGCCGGCCGTCGCGGCATATAGCTCGCCGACCATGACGCCAATCAAGGCGCGGCCGACGCCCAAGCGGAGCCCGGTGATGATGAAAGGCAAAGTCGAAGGGAGCACGACGCTACGGAAGATCTGCCACTCAGAGGCGCCGAAGCTTTTGGCCGCGGTCAACAGATTGTAGGGGGTCGTTTTGACGCCGTCGCGAGCGTTGATCAGGATCGGGAACACGGCGCCAAGAAAGATGATCCCAACTTTGGAGAGAATGCCGATGCCGAGCCAAATGATGACAAGCGGCAGCAGCGCAACGCGCGGGGTCGCGTTCATCGCATTGACAAAGGGGTCAAAGGTGTAGGCCATCTTTTTGTACCAACCGGTAGCAATCCCGAACGGCACACCGACGATGACCGAAAGTAAATAGCCCCAGAAAAACTCGAGGCCGCTGACGCGGAGGTCGTTGTAAATTTCACCCGAAGCAAACAACTGGAAGGCGGCTTTGTAGATCAACGACGGGGCGCTCATGAACATCGGATTGATAATGCCTGCCCAGTTTCCGATAGTTTCCCAGGCGAGAAGAAAGATAATGACCGAGGTCGTGCCGATGATCAGTTTCTCGTTGTTGAGATAAAATTTGTAAGCGTTGGATGCTTCCGCAACTCGAACATCCAATAGTTGCTCTTCTGCTGCTTGTGCCATATCGTTTTCCTCCGGAGTTCTTAGGTTGAGAAACCCACCTTCGACCAGCCACGCGAACCAGTAGCAAATGGCTATCTGCTTGTCAATAGCAAAATATCTCGGTTTTTGCAAGAAAATTCGACCGCTTTCGGCGGCGCCGCTGGAGCAGCGATTCCCCCGCGAATCTTGACAATCGTTTATGTATTAAATAGTTTGGTCGGCAACACCCTGTCACTATCGGGAGAAATCTATGAAGCTCCTCTTCATCACGCCGCCAATGGGCAATTGGGCACCCTGGGGCGACAAGCATCTTGCCGTCAACTCGCTCCATGCGCAGGTCGCCGCGTTCATTCGGGAGAAAAAAGCGGCCGATCTTGCGGTGCTCGATTGCCGCGCTTTGGGTCTCAGCGATGAACAGATGCTCGAAGAAGTGAAGCGGGAAAAGCCGGACGCGGTTTTCTTTGGCGCCATGATCGCCGCCGCCGGCGGCGCCGCGACGCTCAATCGCTTTCATGGAGCGATGCAGAAAATCAAAGAGGTCGCGCCGAAGACAGTGACCATCGGCGGCGGCCTCATGTACACGGCGGTGCCGCAGAAGATCATGAACGACAACCCGCAGCTCGATTTCGCGATTGTCGGCGTCTTTGGCGACAATGAACACGCGGTTTGGGAGCTGCTCGAGGAGCTGAAAAAGCCGGCTCCGAATTTTGAC
This window of the Deltaproteobacteria bacterium genome carries:
- a CDS encoding UPF0182 family protein, with product MRQLTGALFFLLFVGVLFVRQGIDFYIDWLWFQEVGYGGVFTTTLAYKLGLGALGGLLLAGLVYLNLKIAAVPPPGYRFSAEDNVIELPPPELIDPLLRRMLLPGAFLIGLLAAPAVAANWQLLPMFLNPTSFAIADPVFGLDLSFFIFLLPALNAVYQWLIFALGLSLVASAAVYFLYRGLVYGPRGIFLSERARKHLLVLVGLILLTKAGGYLLEAYELLYSPRGAAFGAGYTDVNANLPALRALAVMSGAAAVLCFAQFYRTGYKLVLFGIGALVALHLVGLNVYPTLLQRFRVVPNEVDAEKPFLERTIRFTRQAYGLDKIESKDFPAEEGLSAEGIKRNDSTIKNIRLWEPRPLLASYSQLQEIRTYYKFVDLDHDRYEIDGSMRQVAISAREISHAHLQGQNWINDHLTFTHGYGVVVSPVNQVSAGGQPEFFIKDIPPQSTDTFKVTQPRIYFGELANQYILVKTKARELDYPAGDQNIYTTYDGRGGIPIDSFWRKLLFSAHFAALRITLSEDITNQSRILLHRKIQDRIRKIAPFITFDSDPFMVIAQGGRLFWMIDGYTTSRHYPYSAPAGRMGNYIRNSVKVIVDAYHGNVDFYLSDPTDPLVSSYAKIFPGLFKPLSTMPADLQKHIRYPVDLFTVQAHMYATFHVRDPQVFYNKEDLLSIPRKSTGGREQELDPYYTIMRLPGEQKEEFVLLLPFTPNKRDNMRAWLAARSDAPNYGRLIALNFPKAKLVYGPKQVDARIDQDTVISQQLSLWNQAGSQVVRGIPLAIPIDQSLLYVQPLYLAAEQGSLPELKRVIVAFGNQIAMEENLELALQKIFGGRPLSTTPLAPPTTAAVTGEKAAEVKNPAREALQHFQRAQELLRQGNWAGYGDELKKVEALLQQMQSTR
- a CDS encoding ABC transporter permease yields the protein MAQAAEEQLLDVRVAEASNAYKFYLNNEKLIIGTTSVIIFLLAWETIGNWAGIINPMFMSAPSLIYKAAFQLFASGEIYNDLRVSGLEFFWGYLLSVIVGVPFGIATGWYKKMAYTFDPFVNAMNATPRVALLPLVIIWLGIGILSKVGIIFLGAVFPILINARDGVKTTPYNLLTAAKSFGASEWQIFRSVVLPSTLPFIITGLRLGVGRALIGVMVGELYAATAGIGFMITVAGATFQTDKVFVGVLVFAITGMVAMELLSRLENKFDKWRPKVGATA